A region of Toxorhynchites rutilus septentrionalis strain SRP chromosome 1, ASM2978413v1, whole genome shotgun sequence DNA encodes the following proteins:
- the LOC129773166 gene encoding aminoacylase-1A-like: MCEHGSKCTHKYKEWENNEEIQMFREYLRIPSVHPDVNYDECVEFLTRQANLLELPVRVIEVNPRKPIVIITWEGTDPAEKSIILNSHMDVVPVYPERWSHPPFGADMDHTGKIYARGAQDMKCVGMQFLGAIRALKREGVSLKRTIHATFVPDEEIGGKLGMKEFVHQEGFQQLNCGFAIDEGIAGPGEEYPLFYGERSVWHVLFHISGTPGHGSLLLKGTAGQKARYIIDKLMDMREREVKKLEDNPELTIGDVTTVNITMMSGGVQSNVVPPELMVCFDVRLAVDVKHLEFENQLLDWCVEAGGDIELEYDQKSPFVKPTTLDGSNRYWVAFRDALDEMGIKVKPQIFPGGTDSRYIRGVGIPAIGFSPMNNTPVLLHDHDEFLHADTYLKGIEIYKKIIANVANA; the protein is encoded by the exons ATGTGCGAACATGGTTCAAAGTGTACCCACAAATATAAGGAGTGGGAGAACAATGAGGAGATTCAAATGTTTCGCGAATACTTGCGTATTCCATCGGTGCATCCAGATGTAAATTACG ATGAGTGcgtcgagtttttgacgcgccAAGCGAACCTCCTAGAGCTGCCAGTGCGCGTGATCGAGGTGAACCCCAGAAAACCGATCGTGATCATAACATGGGAGGGAACGGACCCGGCCGAGAAGTCTATCATTCTCAACTCCCACATGGATGTGGTTCCGGTGTACCCGGAGCGCTGGTCTCACCCTCCGTTCGGGGCCGACATGGACCACACGGGGAAGATCTACGCTCGGGGTGCCCAGGATATGAAGTGCGTCGGAATGCAGTTTTTGGGAGCGATCCGAGCGTTGAAACGGGAGGGCGTCAGCTTAAAGCGAACGATCCACGCAACATTCGTGCCGGACGAAGAGATCGGTGGTAAGCTCGGAATGAAGGAATTCGTCCACCAGGAAGGCTTCCAGCAGTTGAACTGTGGGTTCGCGATAGATGAGGGTATTGCTGGACCAGGCGAGGAATATCCGCTATTCTACGGAGAACGGAGTGTGTGGC ACGTTTTGTTCCACATTTCCGGAACACCTGGCCACGGTTCGTTGCTGCTGAAGGGAACTGCAGGACAGAAGGCTCGATATATAATCGACAAACTGATGGATATGCGAGAAAGAGAGGTGAAAAAATTGGAGGATAATCCAGAACTGACCATAGGAGACGTAACGACTGTCAATATAACAATGATGTCG GGAGGCGTTCAAAGCAACGTGGTTCCACCAGAGCTGATGGTCTGCTTCGACGTTCGCCTTGCGGTGGATGTCAAGCATTTGGAGTTTGAGAATCAACTTCTCGACTGGTGCGTTGAAGCCGGTGGCGACATCGAGCTGGAGTACGACCAAAAGAGCCCTTTCGTAAAACCGACCACTCTCGATGGATCCAATCGCTATTGGGTTGCCTTCAGAGACGCACTGGACGAGATGGGTATCAAGGTGAAGCCTCAAATTTTTCCTGGAGGAACCGACAGCCGATATATCCGAGGTGTTGGAATCCCTGCAATCGGATTCTCCCCCATGAACAACACCCCGGTGCTACTACATGATCACGATGAGTTCCTCCATGCGGATACCTACTTGAAGGGGATtgaaatctacaaaaagattaTTGCCAATGTAGCCAATGCCTAA